Proteins co-encoded in one Dryobates pubescens isolate bDryPub1 chromosome 4, bDryPub1.pri, whole genome shotgun sequence genomic window:
- the MPLKIP gene encoding M-phase-specific PLK1-interacting protein, producing the protein MYRQSSRPPTPPYASAGFRSPPSGGGPMPSSPRGYGNPHHTPPYGHRPGPYGSGHSPHGHNFHGGGGRFGSPLPGGQTPRRPQSVSPRYPTPYGGKSPSGAPLHPQQHKRSPGGFQRHYQGSPRTSTPFGTPHGREKRVSNDVENYYRPSMLEDPWAGLEPVSVTDINQQYSSEQTTYTGKKGRYFS; encoded by the exons ATGTACCGGCAGAGCTCCCGTCCCCCGACGCCTCCGTACGCGAGTGCCGGCTTCCGGAGCCCTCCGTCCGGCGGAGGCCCCATGCCGTCCTCCCCGCGGGGCTACGGGAACCCCCACCACACGCCGCCCTATGGCCACCGGCCTGGGCCTTACGGCAGCGGCCACTCGCCTCATGGCCACAATTTTCACGGCGGCGGCGGGCGATTCGGGAGCCCCTTGCCTGGGGGGCAGACCCCGCGCAGGCCGCAGAGCGTCAGCCCACGATACCCGACTCCCTACGGCGGCAAATCCCCGTCTGGAGCTCCCCTGCACCCGCAGCAGCACAAGCGCTCGCCCGGGGGTTTCCAGAGGCACTACCAG GGATCACCCAGGACATCTACTCCATTTGGTACACCGCATGGCAGAGAGAAAAGAGTGTCTAATGATGTGGAAAACTATTACAGACCTTCAATGCTTGAGGACCCATGGGCTGGCCTAGAGCCAGTTTCTGTTACAGACATAAACCAACAATACAGCAGTGAGCAAACAACATACACTGGTAAAAAAGGGAGGTATTTCAGCTAA